The region GCTTACATTGAGGATGTACAGTCACCAACTTTCTCAACACTGTCAACATCCGCACATTGATGAATGAGATACAGCGCATTGTAATATTTTGTATTCTCTTCCTTGTGTGAAAGTCCTTTATATCACTGCTGCACCTTCTACAAGTGGAGTAATATCgttcttgatcacttcaagaaTATCTTGATAATCAAATAACATATTCATTTACTTGCACCACTTGACGTAATACTTCGCATCGAGAATGAGAAGATTTTCAGGGATACGTTCATTAGATATGGAAAGCATTTTCGCACACTAAGTGTTTGATATATCGAATCAAACTCTTGATGTCAAATATTAGAATATGGAACCTCGAGAATGGTGAATTCTAATGTGAAGAGAGAGAGGATGAAATATGGTGATTTATCATTAATGAGATACCCAAATgatatatatacaattatattTAATGAGGTACAAGTAACaatcaaaaattcaaaattttttATCGTTGTAACAGACAGAGTGTACTAAACAATTCTCTTTCTACTATAACCGATTACAAATAAgatgtaatcgattacaccaatattctaattttttttttaaaaaggatGCAACCGGTTACAGCCCTGCAGTAACTGGTTACATGCACATCAATTACACATTTTTTTTACTTAACACAAAGTAAATCATATTAAAAGAAGAAAATGCTTGTGTTGATATCCCAAATTTAAAGATTAATAGCGATTTAATTACACAACTTTTTTAACAACTATCCTAATCAAATAAATCATTTGTAATTCTCTTAGTTTTAATTTATTGGAAAAATCTCAAATTCACATTGGTTAGAGATAGATTCTTGAAAAAGTTTATATAAAATGACACCCTTCACTTTCCAAATCTGTTTTGTATGTTCTATAAGGATGAGTTAGGTCAAACTCTAATATGATATCAGATTTTATCCATCGGACCATAGATTGTCCAACATTAATATCCACGCACCAAACTCAAAAGAGTGATGTGTGTGACGGGTGTAATGGAAAAATCTCAAATTCCATATTGGGTAGAGCTAAAATCTTGAAAGaatgtgtatatatatatatcaatttTATAAGAATGAATTATATCAAACTTTAATACATCTCTTTCATTTAGAAGCTTTGTGGTTTTTCGTTCTTTTTCTGCTTAGACCTTCTTCGATTAAAAAAAATGGTGTAAGTTGAAGCAGTCAATGATCCACCAACCATTAAATTTGTTTTTACACTCCCTCCTACAATTGAATAAGATAAAAATCACACTTAATTACTATGTAAACCAAACTCCCCTCTTTCCTTTACTTTAAACTTTACGACATGGTCATGAGTATGACCTTATATGACCACAATTGCTTAGAAAATTCTACATGTTGAAGAATAGTCTTGTGATACATCATAAAGTTTCAACCACTTGTGTACCTTTACTTTTCTATATAAAGCACTAATCCTAATGCACTAAAACCATAAACTCATTCTTCACTAGAAATTAACCTGAAAGCTACAAACATAACCACAATCATGCATGTCATCTGTTCTTTCTTAGCACTGCTTGCTATAATACATGGAATTCAAGCAGTTGATTACACTGTCACCAACACCGCTCTCTCTACTCCAGGTATTATTAGTACTATTCATGATAGAAATAgttaataaaagaaaaaatatgtTGAATAATGAGATAATTGTTATTACAGGTGGAGTACGTTTCCGCGATCAAATAGGAGATCAATACGCGACACAAACCCTAGACTCCGCGACACAATTCATATGGAAAGTGTTCCAACAGGAAAACCCTACCGACCGAAAAGGCGTGCAGAAGGTGAGTTTATTCATCGACGACATGGATGGAGTTGCGTTTGCACGCAACAACGAAATTCATGTTAGTGCAAGATACGTTAATAGCTACAACGGCGATGTGAGAATCGAAATTACAGGAGTATTGTACCATGAAATGACACATGTTTGGCAGTGGAATGGGAATGGTGCAGCAAATGGTGGATTAATTGAAGGTATAGCTGATTACGTGAGATTGAAAGCAAACTATGCACCAAGCCATTGGGTTAAAGATGGTCAAGGAGATAAATGGGATCATGGTTATGATGTTACTGCTCGTTTTTTGGATTATTGTGACAGTTTAAGAAATGGATTTGTGGCAGAATTGAATAAGTTGATGAGGAGTGGTTATAGTGATAATTTCTTTTTTCAGCTTTTGGGGAAGACAGTTGATCAGTTATGGACAGAGTATAAGGCAAAATATGGCAATATAGCTTAGTTAATTATGCAGTCGCTTATTAATTAAATGTAAGAATAAGTGACTTTTGTCGTTATATTTATGTAATAAGCTATTGTCTGAAATTATAAATATTCAGACTTAAGAATTAATTTATCATCTATGGTGGCCTACATCTACGGCCGGCTCCGGTAAGATTTTTAAAAGGtaaccatatatatatatatatatatatatatatattaattagTCTTAGAAATACCAACTAACTGTACTTTATAACTAGTTTAACAAATTTTGAGATagaaataaattaataattaacTTTCATTATGAATAAATATAATGTCTAATATTTCTCTTAATTTGGAGGATGAAGGTTGTGAATATACAatttagaaagaaaaaaaaattctctGTCCCTAATGATTGAGTGAAGATATCAaattattatttttgatttgGTACATGATTTGCAGTGATGGTCCCTGATTGAATATGTTCTCTTATGAAATTACCATTGTTTCGTTAGGAGCAAAAATAAATTTTACAATTACCTATCTATCTGTTTCAAAGACATTTCAATAATTTATAAGATTTTACGTAGAGAAAAGGATCGTGTATTGGTTGTTAAGCGTAAAAGTAAATAACAAATAAATGAAAGAAAATAAATGGAGATTTCAGTGTTAACAGTAAGAAAGCTTGTTGGGGGAGATTTCATCATTACTTATCTATCATGCATGTCTATAGGTCAGTAGTATGCTCCTCTATTTAACTAATAATTTTACCACATGTTACCCACATTCATAATTCCCAAGGTTCTGAAACAGACCTCTCGCAAGGCAAACTAGGTCGCGCTAGTCGAGAGCTCATGTTCTTGACTTTTGAGCTTTCCACTAGGCACGATGGACGAGAAATGGCCTAGCCATTTTGCACTTAGTGAGCCCACATTTTTGTGGCTTGGCATGTTGCTTTTTGTCAAAGTGATTGAAAAGACCTAATTCTAAAAAAACTGTAAAATATggttgggttgcctcccaacaagcgcttgtttaatGTCACTAGATTGACAGTGTAACGTTACACCAATTACCTTGAAACTTAACTCATGGTTTTTTATTCAAACATTTACTTCTCCTTTGTCAATATCCACGAGTATCCTTGCAGTATTCATGAAAGATCTTCCTAAGGTGAGAGGTATCTTTGGATCTGCCTTAACATCCATTATTACAAAATCTACAAGAAATGAGAATTTGTCTATCTATATCTCTACATCTTTGAATTCTCCCACTAGTTTCTTGCATGTTATGTCTTCCATTTGCAGTTCTCCTACATATGGCTTTACATACTGATACTCAATTCTTTCTACCACTTATAGTGGCATAATATTAAAACTTGCACCTAAGTCAATAAGTGCATTTTCAAATTTTATGTTACCTATAGCGACAGGTAATACAACTACTCCCGGGTCAACTCCCTTCTTGGGTATGTCCTTCAAATTTTTCTTGTAGGTTTCATCATATAATCCTTCTTCCTCTGGTTCTTTTACTCTTTCATTATTGGCTTTGACAACAATCACATTATCCCCAAGAGTCACATTGTAGTTTTCCTTCGGATTATTCTTTATGTTTGCACTAAATGTGCTACTTAGGAGATTTGAAAACTATTTGGCTAATTGACCCACCTGTGTTTCAAGATTCTTAATGAAAGCTTCGTTGTTTTTTGTGGTTGGCCATAGACACCTTAAACTGATTGAGTGTATACTTCATCTTTGttatgatgtgtgtgtgtgtgtgtgcgcgtgtgtgtaTGAGTGTGTGAGCGCGTGCATACATGCAtgcgtgcgtgtgtgtgcgtgcatgagtgtgagtgtgtgagtgtgtgtgtgcgtgcatgcgtgtgtgtgtgtgtgtgtgtgtgtatgtgtgccTGTGTGCATGCTGTAACATCCCCCAAACTACTAGTACTCAAATACAGCATACAATTGCATAATTAGAGTAAATTAAAGCATGCATACACGAGGACATCACATTTACTTTTGTCATAAACAACACATGCCATGGTCACATACAAGTAACACATATTataaatcaaaaccaaataacCAACATACAAACTCATACAACGGAATAACATCTCTCTTCATAAATGGTAAATAGTGATGATTCCCATAAATCATCTACCACAAAATATCATTTTGAGCTCTAAGGTCACTCAACATCAAAACCAACATATCCAAATAACAAGATAAAAGAGAGCACAACAATATCTCTCAACATcaaaaaacaaacaaataatCCCATAAACCTAAGTGTTACATGACCAAAGCACTATAGACTACCTAGTCAAAACACAACAAGAACTAGCCTCCGAATCTAATCCTTGTGCGAAGCACCACTATCTCCGCTACCTGAGCGATGTCGTGATAGAACATCATTCCAATtgaagggtgagaattcaaatcattatagaaaaacataataatatGAAATGTATAACAAACATACATATATTATTAGAATTCGTCACGCttcaaacaaacatgtatcatATCATCTTATTAAAGAATCACATGTTTACCATCATACGACATGGCTCAACAATCCACAAGTATTCATTTATAAATACTAAATGATGTACAAAAGTCATATTTCATAACATATCGATTTTATGTACATattatcatccatcatcatttacaaatcatcatcaaatgtgtatacaactttcacatgattccataatgtatacaagtcacaatttcatcacatatatcacaaatatgcacacatattacatcaacaacacatcaacaattCATATCAAATGGATCATCTTAAATCCACATATATGCATATCTACCAAAATCATATCCACGCAATCATATCACATGATCACACAAATAACAATTCACACCGACATGTGTGACTCAACGCGTGACTCAATGTGATATGCATGTGGATCCCATCCGTTATCATTTTCGGTTTGCCGAACGTCTCTCAAATAGACTAGATAACCACCTCTAAAGCTCGATTCGGCCTTAAGCTTTCAAACCCCATTCGGCGTTAGGCTTGGGACAAGCAAATAATCTACGTGAGATTACCCAATATTGCCTCTTTCATAGACTCATGCTAGTATAAGTGTGCAACAATAACAAGACTCATGCAATTAAGACGATCGTAGCCCCTTAGTCATACATAAGCATACCACATCCAACATTTGCATAACATACACCTAACATGACTTCAATCCCAAATAATACATCAAATAGcattcatcatctcatcacaacacattaacataaagcaaacaattcaattcatgttattcatcaaattcaccaattcacatcatcacatacataatttcaagtattatgtttcttcacaaaatccatcaaaaaccatccaatacatgccaaacaatagaaaacatgtcattcaTATTCACCACATATATAACATACATCCACATTAGGATTCTTTTGATAAAATATTAATCTAATGTTATCAAAATGAATATCATGTTATTGATAATATTCTTAGCTTCGTAACAGTCCAAACGGCACCTCAAACGAagttacggttcaaaagttattgaatttacaagtttttcaaaatgctgtcaaaaccagaaaatttgttgttgcgaaaatgctgtcaaaaaccaGAAAAACTGCTGTTGCGAAAATGTTGTTGTCCAGCACGAATTTTCATCATAAAACCACATTAatccatcatttttcatgaaataaatagttatacaacctatatatatatatatatatatatatatatatatatatatatatatatatatatatatatatatatatatatatatatatatatagcaacTATTTGGATCATAGAAACATTATTCTAAGCTCCACTAATTTTCACCAAAATCccaaatcaaccattttcaagtgaaagtcaaacatgcaattatacaccaaatcatgttctatacacatacacattcatggaattcaatatagaaacatcatagcataacataaacatcaatttcATGGATTAAAACATAAACACATGTTAGGGTTTCTTAAAAATCAAAATCTACAAATCATAAGTTCATGATATATAACCCACATACATTACATATA is a window of Lathyrus oleraceus cultivar Zhongwan6 chromosome 6, CAAS_Psat_ZW6_1.0, whole genome shotgun sequence DNA encoding:
- the LOC127098252 gene encoding uncharacterized protein LOC127098252; protein product: MHVICSFLALLAIIHGIQAVDYTVTNTALSTPGGVRFRDQIGDQYATQTLDSATQFIWKVFQQENPTDRKGVQKVSLFIDDMDGVAFARNNEIHVSARYVNSYNGDVRIEITGVLYHEMTHVWQWNGNGAANGGLIEGIADYVRLKANYAPSHWVKDGQGDKWDHGYDVTARFLDYCDSLRNGFVAELNKLMRSGYSDNFFFQLLGKTVDQLWTEYKAKYGNIA